Proteins co-encoded in one Gossypium arboreum isolate Shixiya-1 chromosome 11, ASM2569848v2, whole genome shotgun sequence genomic window:
- the LOC108471062 gene encoding LRR receptor-like serine/threonine-protein kinase RPK2, producing MGFFSASVIKWQPFFLLFSCVLNSVVLGDNSSDKAVLLEFKKSVSDPSGLLSTWTENSCHCSWSGVSCDKNSKVLSLNITGFGNGKKGKFNNTNAFLSFSCSDYSVFPFYGFGIRRNCGESNGGLYGKLLPSIGKLSELRILSLPFHRFGGEIPAEIWDLENLEVLDLENSLLSGSLPVSVSGLKNLRVLNLGFNNISGEIPSWLSSLKQMEVLNLAGNLVNGTVPGSFGRFRGVYLSFTSLSGLLPPDIGEGCKLEHLDLSGNNLVGQIPASLGNCSQLRSLLLYTNLLEEQIPHEIGQLRNLEVLDVSRNSLSGPIPVELGNCSGLTVLVLSNMFNPYGDLAIAKGDRSTVKDDFNFYQGGLPSEITKLSKLRILWVPRATLEGNLPSDWGACDDLEMVNLAQNFFAGEIPVGLSYCKKLRYLDLSSNKRLAGELIEELAVPCMSVFDVSDNSLSGSIPRFYNQGCPEVLTSDSYAIEPFNPTSAYLSFLARKLQVGTHFEFFGGDGGPTVFHNFGDNNFTGSVLSVPIPPKRLGKQISYAFYAGENLLSGPFPQNLFENCNELSSLYVNVSYNRISGQIPAEMSKICKSLKFLDVSGNQITGSIPPSIGDLVSLVSLNLSWNLLRGWIPSNFGRIKNLRYLSLSDNNLTGSIPSTFGRLQSLEILEMSSNSLSGEIPEGLVNLRNLTVLLLNNNKLFGQIPSGLANVTKLSAFNVSFNNLSGPLPSSYNLMKCSNLLGNPLLQPCHEYSSMSSSDQARAGNSQNYAASPRGSATRRNGNNGFSSIEIASITSASAIVSVLLALIILFIFTRKWNSKSKIISTTKKEVTIFTNIGVPLTFDSVVVATGNFNASNCIGNGGFGSTYKAEISPGVLLAIKRLAIGRLQGFQQFDAEIKILGRLRHPNLVTLIGYHASEMETFLVYNYFPGGNLEKFIQERSARAMDWRILYKIALDIARALAYLHDQCVPRILHRDVKPSNILLDDEYNAYLSDFGLARLLGTSETHATTGVAGTFGYVAPEYAMTCRVSDKADVYSYGVVLLELLSDKKALDPSFSPYGNGFNIVQWSCLLLRQGQAKEFFTAGLWDAGPQNDLVEILHLAVVCTVDSLSTRPTMKQVVRRLKQLQPPSCYLHDKVSLH from the coding sequence ATGGGTTTCTTTTCAGCTTCAGTGATCAAGTGGCAGCCATTTTTCTTACTCTTCTCCTGTGTATTGAACAGTGTCGTTTTGGGTGATAATTCTTCAGACAAAGCTGTTCTTCTTGAGTTTAAGAAGTCTGTCTCAGATCCTTCAGGGCTTTTATCAACTTGGACAGAAAATTCCTGTCACTGTTCATGGTCTGGTGTTTCATGTGATAAAAACTCTAAGGTTTTGTCTCTTAACATAACTGGTTTTGGGAATGGGAAAAAAGGTAAATTCAACAATACGAATGCTTTTCTCTCGTTTTCTTGTTCTGATTATAGTGTATTTCCATTTTATGGATTTGGTATTAGAAGGAATTGTGGGGAAAGTAATGGGGGTTTGTATGGGAAGTTGTTGCCTTCTATTGGAAAATTGAGTGAACTTAGAATTTTATCACTTCCTTTTCATAGATTTGGTGGTGAAATTCCTGCTGAAATTTGGGACTTGGAGAATTTGGAAGTACTTGATCTAGAGAACAGTTTGTTATCTGGGTCATTGCCTGTTAGTGTTTCTGGGTTAAAGAACTTGAGAGTTCTTAATTTGGGGTTTAATAACATTAGTGGAGAGATACCAAGTTGGCTTTCAAGTTTGAAACAAATGGAGGTATTGAATTTGGCTGGTAATCTCGTGAATGGAACCGTTCCCGGATCTTTTGGAAGGTTTCGAGGTGTTTACTTGTCATTTACATCGCTCAGTGGCTTGTTGCCCCCTGATATTGGTGAAGGTTGTAAgcttgagcatttggatttgtcTGGGAATAACTTGGTTGGGCAGATTCCTGCTAGTTTGGGGAACTGTAGTCAGTTGAGGTCGTTGTTGTTGTATACAAATTTACTGGAGGAACAAATTCCTCACGAAATCGGTCAGCTTCGAAATCTTGAAGTGTTGGATGTTTCAAGGAATAGCTTGAGTGGTCCAATACCTGTTGAGCTTGGAAATTGTTCTGGATTGACTGTGCTTGTGCTCTCAAATATGTTTAATCCATATGGTGACCTTGCCATCGCTAAAGGCGATCGAAGCACTGTAAaggatgattttaatttttatcaagGTGGGCTTCCTTCTGAAATCACAAAGCTTTCAAAGCTGAGGATATTATGGGTTCCGAGGGCAACGCTTGAGGGCAACCTGCCAAGTGATTGGGGTGCTTGTGATGATTTGGAGATGGTAAATTTGGCTCAGAATTTTTTTGCCGGGGAAATTCCTGTCGGTCTTAGTTACTGCAAGAAGCTCCGGTACCTTGACTTAAGCTCCAATAAGCGGCTTGCTGGAGAGCTTATTGAGGAACTTGCAGTTCCTTGTATGAGTGTGTTTGATGTCAGTGACAATTCCTTGTCAGGTTCCATCCCTAGATTCTACAACCAGGGATGCCCTGAAGTTCTGACCTCAGATTCATATGCCATTGAACCCTTCAACCCGACTTCTGCTTATTTATCATTTTTGGCCAGAAAACTTCAAGTTGGAACACATTTTGAGTTCTTTGGAGGAGATGGTGGTCCTACTGTGTTTCACAACTTTGGAGATAACAATTTTACTGGCAGTGTCTTGTCGGTGCCAATCCCACCAAAAAGGTTAGGGAAACAGATTTCTTATGCATTTTATGCTGGAGAGAACTTGCTCAGCGGACCATTTCCACAGAATTTGTTTGAGAACTGCAATGAGTTGAGTTCGCTTTATGTTAATGTTAGCTACAATAGAATATCTGGTCAGATTCCAGCTGAAATGAGTAAAATTTGCAAATCTCTCAAATTTTTGGATGTGTCTGGGAATCAAATTACTGGGTCCATTCCGCCTAGCATTGGAGACTTGGTTTCACTTGTTTCGCTTAATTTGAGCTGGAACCTGTTACGAGGCTGGATTCCGAGCAATTTTGGGCGGATCAAGAATCTCCGGTATCTTTCTTTGTCTGATAACAATCTGACCGGATCTATTCCTTCCACCTTTGGCCGGTTGCAATCTTTAGAAATTTTGGAGATGTCGTCAAATTCTCTTTCTGGTGAAATTCCTGAAGGTCTGGTTAATTTGAGAAACCTGACTGTTCTTCTGCTCAATAACAACAAACTCTTTGGGCAAATTCCCTCTGGTTTGGCAAATGTGACCAAGCTCTCCGCATTCAACGTATCCTTCAATAACTTGTCCGGGCCACTACCGTCAAGTTATAATTTGATGAAATGCAGCAATCTTCTCGGGAACCCACTTCTACAGCCTTGCCATGAATACTCCTCAATGTCATCTTCAGATCAAGCGAGAGCAGGGAATTCACAAAATTATGCTGCATCACCAAGGGGATCCGCAACCCGAAGGAATGGAAATAATGGCTTCAGTTCAATTGAGATAGCTTCAATAACATCTGCTTCAGCCATTGTTTCAGTTCTTCtggctcttattattttattcatatttacCAGGAAGTGGAATTCaaaatccaaaattatcagcaccACGAAAAAAGAAGTCACGATTTTCACAAACATTGGGGTCCCTTTGACATTTGACAGTGTTGTTGTGGCCACGGGGAATTTCAATGCTAGCAACTGTATTGGGAATGGAGGTTTTGGGTCAACTTATAAAGCAGAGATCTCCCCTGGAGTCTTGTTGGCTATAAAGCGGCTTGCAATCGGACGGTTGCAAGGCTTTCAACAGTTTGATGCTGAAATTAAAATCCTTGGGAGGTTGCGCCACCCAAATCTTGTCACTCTTATTGGTTATCATGCCAGTGAAATGGAAACATTCCTTGTATACAATTATTTTCCAGGTGGTAACTTAGAAAAGTTTATTCAGGAGAGGTCCGCAAGAGCTATGGATTGGAGGATACTGTACAAGATTGCTCTGGACATAGCCCGTGCTCTTGCCTACCTACATGATCAGTGTGTCCCACGGATTCTCCATCGTGACGTTAAGCCCAGCAATATCCTCTTGGATGATGAGTACAATGCTTATTTATCAGACTTTGGTTTGGCCAGACTTTTGGGCACATCTGAAACGCATGCTACCACGGGTGTTGCTGGAACTTTTGGATATGTTGCTCCGGAATATGCAATGACTTGCCGTGTTTCTGATAAAGCTGATGTTTACAGCTATGGGGTGGTGCTCCTTGAGTTGCTTTCAGATAAGAAAGCTTTGGATCCATCGTTTTCTCCTTACGGAAATGGTTTCAACATTGTTCAATGGTCATGCTTGCTCTTACGGCAGGGCCAGGCCAAGGAGTTCTTCACTGCAGGGTTATGGGATGCAGGGCCCCAGAATGACTTGGTTGAAATTCTACACTTGGCGGTTGTGTGTACTGTTGATTCGCTCTCTACTAGGCCAACAATGAAGCAAGTTGTCCGACGGCTGAAGCAACTTCAACCACCATCATGTTACTTACATGATAAAGTTTCCCTTCATTAA
- the LOC108472734 gene encoding malonyl-CoA:anthocyanidin 5-O-glucoside-6''-O-malonyltransferase-like: MASSCIVKILETTEIKPSPESPNFASESTLPLTLFDAYWFQIPPVERLFFYNLNDLTPADFSSEILPKLKHSLSLTLHHYLPIAGSLKWPSHAPKPFISYPPNNGVSLTVAQSNADFHRLTGNGIYEAVELHPLIPHLKSSDDSASILALQITLFPGKGFSIGITAHHTVLDGKTTTMFMKSWAYLCKQRNIQNSHQLPPELTPVFDRDVIRDPTGFDLDVLYLNQWLTYTIGNKSLKVSTDKGAAPNLVRATVTITPEDFKKMREKVFSKSLDTSKTLHLSTFALTLGYVSSCIVKARGGAGDRIACLAFTADCRSRLDPPISETYFGNCNVVPSDISKARGYMDFENGFAFGAEKVSNMVKGLKEKGVFEGAKDRLTPFFELAKEAAGSVQMITVAGSPRFDLYETDFGWGRAWKVVVVSIDKNEAISMAESRDEKRGIEVGLALKKPEMERLLNVFLKDDV, translated from the coding sequence ATGGCCTCTTCTTGTATTGTGAAAATCCTTGAGACTACTGAAATCAAACCATCCCCTGAATCCCCCAACTTTGCCTCTGAATCCACTTTGCCGCTCACTTTGTTCGACGCTTACTGGTTCCAGATCCCACCGGTTGAGCGGCTCTTCTTTTACAACCTTAACGACTTAACACCTGCAGATTTCAGCTCCGAAATCCTCCCCAAACTCAAGCACTCTCTTTCTCTAACGCTCCATCATTACCTCCCCATCGCTGGAAGCCTCAAGTGGCCGTCACATGCCCCCAAACCCTTCATTTCCTACCCTCCAAACAATGGAGTTTCACTCACGGTTGCCCAGTCTAATGCAGACTTCCACCGTCTCACCGGCAATGGAATCTATGAAGCTGTTGAGTTACATCCTTTGATACCCCACCTGAAATCCTCAGATGATTCAGCATCAATTCTAGCTCTTCAGATAACCCTTTTTCCTGGTAAAGGGTTTTCTATTGGAATCACGGCTCACCATACGGTTCTTGATGGTAAAACTACAACCATGTTCATGAAATCCTGGGCGTACCTTTGCAAGCAAAGGAACATACAGAACTCTCATCAGTTGCCACCAGAACTAACCCCAGTTTTCGATAGGGACGTTATCAGAGATCCCACAGGGTTTGACCTTGATGTGCTGTATTTGAACCAGTGGCTAACATATACTATTGGTAATAAAAGCTTGAAGGTTTCAACAGACAAAGGAGCAGCTCCTAATCTAGTTCGAGCCACAGTTACGATTACTCCGGAAGATTTCAAGAAAATGAGGGAAAAGGTATTCTCTAAATCACTTGATACCTCAAAAACACttcatttatcaacttttgcgcTTACGCTTGGTTATGTAAGTAGTTGCATAGTCAAAGCAAGAGGTGGGGCAGGAGATAGAATTGCGTGTCTTGCATTTACAGCTGATTGCAGGTCCCGTTTGGATCCACCTATCTCAGAAACCTATTTTGGAAACTGTAATGTTGTTCCATCAGATATATCAAAGGCTAGAGGCTACATGGACTTTGAAAATGGGTTTGCATTTGGTGCAGAAAAAGTAAGCAATATGGTGAAGGGATTAAAAGAGAAAGGGGTTTTCGAAGGAGCGAAAGATAGGCTGACACCCTTTTTCGAACTGGCTAAAGAGGCAGCAGGAAGTGTACAAATGATAACAGTTGCTGGATCGCCACGATTTGAtctttatgaaactgattttggATGGGGAAGGGCGTGGAAAGTGGTGGTTGTTTCCATCGATAAGAATGAAGCTATTTCCATGGCAGAAAGCAGAGATGAGAAGAGGGGAATAGAGGTTGGGTTGGCCTTGAAGAAGCCTGAAATGGAGAGGCTTCTCAACGTGTTTCTCAAAGACGACGTTTAA
- the LOC108451409 gene encoding malonyl-CoA:anthocyanidin 5-O-glucoside-6''-O-malonyltransferase-like encodes MGSSCTVKILEIAQIKPSLELPNCTIEFSLPLTFFDSFWFTFPPVEGLLFYNLNDLTPADFSSEILTKLKQSLSLTLRHYLPVAGSLKWPSDAPRPFILYAPDDGVSVIVAESDADFHRLSSNGIYEAVELHPLIPHLRSSDDSASILAIQITFFPSQGFSIGITAHHTVLEGKTTSMFMKSWAYLCRLGNKENPGLPLELIPYFDREIIKDPTGHDLDILYLNQRLICSNGNKSLKVPTNKRATPNLVRATVTLSQEDFKKMREKVLSKSPDSSKIPPLSDFALTLGYVASCIVKARGGAETYFGNCNVILADISEAGGYMDFENGIAFGAVKVSNMVKGLKEKGVFEGAKDRLAPLFKIAKEPPGSVQKLIVAGSPRFDLYKTDFGWGRPWKVVLVSIDKNEAISMAESRDGNRGIEVGLALKKPEMERFLSMFLKDV; translated from the exons ATGGGATCTTCATGTACTGTGAAAATCCTTGAGATTGCTCAAATCAAACCATCCCTTGAATTACCGAACTGTACCATTGAATTCTCTTTGCCGCTCACTTTCTTCGACAGTTTCTGGTTCACATTCCCACCAGTTGAGGGACTCCTTTTTTACAACCTTAACGACTTAACCCCTGCAGATTTCAGCTCAGAAATCCTCACCAAACTCAAGCAATCTCTTTCTCTAACGCTGCGTCATTACCTCCCCGTCGCTGGAAGCCTCAAGTGGCCATCAGATGCCCCCAGACCCTTCATTTTGTACGCTCCGGATGATGGAGTTTCAGTCATAGTTGCCGAGTCTGATGCAGACTTTCACCGTCTCTCCAGCAATGGAATCTATGAAGCTGTTGAGTTACATCCTTTAATACCCCACCTGAGATCCTCAGATGATTCTGCATCAATTCTAGCTATTCAAATAACATTTTTTCCTAGTCAAGGTTTTTCCATTGGAATCACAGCTCATCATACAGTTCTTGAAGGAAAAACTACATCCATGTTTATGAAATCCTGGGCTTACCTATGCAGGCTAGGGAATAAAGAAAACCCTGGGTTGCCACTAGAACTAATCCCATATTTTGATAGGGAAATTATCAAAGATCCTACAGGGCATGACCTTGATATTCTATACTTGAACCAACGTTTAATATGTTCTAATGGTAATAAAAGCTTGAAGGTTCCAACAAACAAAAGAGCAACTCCTAATCTAGTTCGAGCCACAGTTACGCTTAGTCAGGAAGATTTCAAGAAAATGAGGGAAAAGGTCTTGTCTAAATCACCTGATAGCTCAAAAATTCCGCCTTTATCAGATTTTGCGCTTACTCTGGGTTATGTAGCTAGTTGCATTGTCAAAGCAAGAGGTGGAGCAG AAACCTATTTTGGAAACTGTAATGTTATTCTAGCAGATATATCAGAGGCCGGAGGTTACATGGACTTCGAAAACGGGATTGCATTTGGTGCAGTAAAAGTAAGCAATATGGTGAAGGGATTAAAAGAGAAAGGGGTTTTCGAAGGAGCAAAAGATAGGCTGGCACCCCTTTTCAAAATAGCTAAGGAGCCACCAGGATCCGTGCAAAAACTTATAGTTGCTGGATCGCCACGATTTGATCTTTACAAAACCGATTTTGGATGGGGAAGGCCGTGGAAAGTGGTGCTTGTTTCCATTGATAAGAATGAAGCTATTTCCATGGCTGAAAGTAGAGATGGGAATAGAGGAATAGAAGTTGGCTTGGCCTTGAAGAAGCCTGAAATGGAGCGGTTTCTCTCCATGTTTCTCAAAGATGTTTAA
- the LOC108465744 gene encoding cation/H(+) antiporter 2-like, with amino-acid sequence MEKMEAAEKATCRSVDNFNPLITTIFQVSCILVISHMFHILLKPLGQPGPFAQLLAGVVVGPTLLSRIRRVEDFFIQASSAEYYMFFSFLCRMLFMFSIGLETDIPYLKRNIRVVSIVAGGGIILASICAAPLLWLLIKVFTVTKSRFPFYLLIFTVLANSASPVVIRMIAESKFDNADLGRLAIYSSLISEMSCVAFVATLTACSSTIRLVGAIIATLVTVLLIFLNNYLPFFFNKRNRHNRFLTNSELFLIIFILLAISLLVESAGYTAITCCFLAGLMFPREGKTCRTLLHKLTYAVNTFVLPVYFGYTGFQFNISKIFNKLTLILTVLIILLSAGTKIVATLAACYYLKIPRNESLILSFLLNMKGNYDLIIINSPPVPKMLWENDIHDLFLSVVVLKTLILASVVAIWLNRGEFCAHYPTTLEILNPESELRMLACAYIPRHVSGYLSLISALSGCPNATLNPYVAHLVELPKKKKSKLMYHQLEDGDQYSDDEEYGGNDVVQITNALDSFISETKIPAHEAKIVSSFLTINQDVCNGAVDLRVSIIVLPFHKHQRVDGKMENSMEGIRTINQKVIRHAPCSVGIFLDRGQTGFQQPHGSLSVQNIATFFFGGPDDREALACSKRILMHSQVSLTVFRFIQSNSSIQNSWISDASHKDEEVVMAISSIGTENEMDNVFVDTFCNRYVAQGKASLIEKYVSDGAETLVALRGILDNMYSLVIVGKGGRANSSLTIGMSDWEECPELGLVGDLLASSEMNFNGSLLVIQQHRHSEEDEALIPP; translated from the exons ATGGAAAAGATGGAGGCAGCAGAAAAGGCAACGTGTCGATCAGTGGACAATTTTAACCCTTTGATCACAACCATCTTTCAGGTCTCCTGCATTCTTGTCATTTCTCATATGTTTCACATTCTATTGAAACCCCTGGGACAACCTGGACCCTTTGCACAACTCCTT GCTGGTGTTGTGGTAGGCCCTACATTGTTGTCCCGCATACGCAGAGTTGAGGATTTCTTCATCCAGGCATCTTCTGCAGAGTACTATATGTTTTTCTCATTCTTATGTCGAATGCTATTCATGTTCTCTATTGGCTTGGAAACAGATATTCCATATTTAAAGCGCAACATTCGTGTTGTAAGTATAGTGGCAGGAGGGGGTATAATCCTGGCCTCCATCTGTGCTGCACCTCTCTTGTGGTTGCTTATCAAGGTTTTCACAGTGACTAAGAGCCGCTTTCCATTCTACCTTCTTATCTTTACAGTCTTAGCAAATTCAGCGTCTCCTGTAGTCATTCGGATGATTGCAGAATCCAAGTTTGACAATGCTGATTTAGGCCGCTTGGCAATTTATTCTTCCCTCATCAGTGAAATGTCTTGCGTTGCATTTGTCGCTACACTTACCGCCTGCTCCTCCACCATAAGACTCGTGGGTGCAATCATTGCTACTCTTGTCACCGTGCTCCTTATCTTTCTCAACAATTATCTACCTTTCTTTTTCAACAAAAGGAACCGCCACAATAGATTCCTCACTAACAGCGAACTTTTCCTCATCATATTTATTCTCTTGGCTATCTCACTGCTTGTGGAATCCGCTGGCTACACAGCTATAACCTGTTGTTTCCTGGCAGGCCTCATGTTCCCTAGGGAAGGCAAAACATGTCGGACATTGCTACATAAACTCACTTACGCTGTAAATACATTCGTTCTTCCCGTATACTTTGGCTACACCGGATTCCAGTTTAATATAAGTAAGATCTTTAATAAACTAACTCTTATTCTCACTGTCCTCATCATCCTGCTCAGTGCTGGCACTAAAATTGTGGCCACCCTTGCCGCTTGTTATTACCTCAAGATCCCAAGGAATGAATCTCTAATCCTTTCTTTCTTACTCAACATGAAAGGCAACTACGACCTTATAATCATTAATTCTCCTCCAGTACCCAAA ATGCTGTGGGAAAATGATATTCATGATTTGTTTTTGAGTGTAGTAGTTCTCAAGACATTGATCCTAGCATCAGTGGTTGCCATTTGGTTGAACAGAGGAGAGTTTTGTGCTCATTACCCTACAACACTGGAAATACTTAATCCAGAGAGTGAGCTTCGAATGCTGGCTTGTGCATACATCCCACGCCATGTTTCAGGCTATCTTAGCCTGATCTCAGCATTGAGTGGTTGTCCTAATGCAACTCTCAATCCTTACGTCGCACATCTAGTGGAGCTTcccaagaaaaagaaaagcaaatTGATGTACCATCAACTGGAAGATGGTGATCAGTACAGCGACGACGAAGAGTATGGTGGAAATGATGTGGTACAGATCACGAACGCTCTCGACTCCTTCATTTCAGAGACCAAAATTCCGGCCCATGAAGCTAAGATTGTATCATCATTTTTAACCATAAACCAAGATGTGTGCAATGGTGCTGTGGACTTGCGTGTGTCTATTATAGTCCTTCCTTTCCACAAGCACCAAAGAGTTGACGGGAAAATGGAAAATAGCATGGAGGGCATACGGACTATAAACCAAAAAGTTATTCGGCATGCCCCATGTTCGGTCGGTATATTTTTGGATCGTGGACAAACCGGGTTCCAGCAACCACATGGCTCTCTCTCTGTGCAAAATATAGCAACCTTTTTCTTTGGTGGCCCTGATGATCGTGAGGCTTTAGCATGTAGCAAGAGAATTTTGATGCATAGTCAAGTTAGTTTGACGGTCTTCCGCTTCATACAATCCAATTCAAGTATACAGAATTCGTGGATTAGCGATGCATCCCACAAGGATGAGGAGGTGGTCATGGCAATATCGAGTATCGGAACGGAGAACGAGATGGACAATGTCTTTGTAGACACCTTTTGTAACAGGTATGTGGCACAGGGTAAAGCCAGTTTGATTGAGAAGTACGTGAGTGATGGGGCAGAGACATTAGTGGCTCTGAGAGGGATATTGGACAACATGTATTCACTGGTGATAGTAGGGAAGGGAGGGAGAGCGAATAGCTCCTTGACAATTGGTATGAGTGATTGGGAGGAGTGTCCAGAGCTTGGGTTGGTTGGGGATCTCTTGGCATCTTCAGAAATGAACTTCAATGGTTCCCTCTTGGTCATCCAACAACACCGGCACTCCGAGGAAGATGAGGCCCTCATCCCTCCATAG